In the Granulosicoccus antarcticus IMCC3135 genome, GCCAAGTGCCTCGATACCGACTGTGAAGGCCTTGATGCGACGAGTATTACCTAAGAGTGTCTGTTCAACCACATATTTGAGGAATGCTGACATCTGCGGGGAAACTGAGAACTTGTCTGTGACAAGAATGTGATGCAACGCTGTTGTTACTTCTTCGGCGTCCAGAAAAGAACTGGTTTGATCGTTATCTTGATTCATCATGCTGCTGGTCCTTGTTGAAATTGCCCAAATTGGCATGGGTGCCAAAGAGAGAGCAAGAACGGGACGCAATCGGCATACTTTGTAACGTGAGGTGCCCAGTGGGCGTGGCTTTCAAGGTCATGAAACCCCGTTAGATGGGGCTTTGAAGGCGATTTCAACTAACCGTTATTTTTTTAAATTATTTTCTGAAGTAGTGCCATGTAACGTGCTGCAGACCATTTTTCTTCAAAAACTGTCGGATGTGACGATTTGATGACGTTTGGTTTTCTGACGCATGTCGAATAATTGGCGCGATCCGATAATCCGTTGTCTGCCAGGGTCGGTTCTGGTCTGGCGTATTACCCTATGCACTATCTCCGGGCTTCAGTTGGACAGGCTACCCGCCGTCACAAGTGCTGACGCAAGAATGCACAGCCCTATAAGAGAACAAGCCAGATGCTGATATTGACCAGACGGGTAGATGAAAGGATTTTCATTGGAGAAGACATCACATTGTGTGTTTTGGACATTGAAGGTAATAGAGTGCGACTGGGTCTTGAAGCACCCAAAGATGTCGCAATATTGCGTGAAGAGGTACAACAGCGGTATGATGCAGAGGCCTCGAACGATGCACACCATCCTCAGATTGATGAAGCCAAGCGCTCAGCGTAAAGCTTCAAGGTGAAGTGAGGACATTCAGGGCAATGGTAAAAGTCTGGGCAATTTCGCAATAAATCGGTAAGTTGACGTCGAAGACGTACGCAATGACGATAATCTGCGAGGTAACGGTTGACACTCCAGTTAGTCGGCCTTACAATTCCGGAGCTCGATAGCAGGCCAATCAGTGATTGGTCTGTCATTCGTTCAGGGCTCCCGAATTTAATTCCGGATTGAAACATCAGCCCGCCCAGTTACAAACGGAAGTTCCCGATCCATATCCGGGTGTATGACGATGCTGAAGAGCTCGTCTGACCAAGCCGGACCAACGACAGCATTGTATGGCGACGATCAATCAACTTGTCCGCAAGCCGCGAAAGCGCAAGGCGGAGAAATCTAATGTACCGGCTTTGCAGGCCTGCCCGCAGAAGCGTGGGGTTTGCACACGTGTGTACACCACTACGCCGAAGAAGCCGAACTCGGCTATGCGTAAGGTGGCTCGTGTTCGACTGACCAACGGTTACGAAGTTACTTCGTATATCGGTGGTGAAGGCCATAACCTTCAGGAACACTCGGTTGTTCTGATCCGTGGCGGTCGAGTCAAGGATTTACCCGGTGTTCGCTACCACACTGTTCGCGGTAGTCTTGATACCCAGGGCGTCGATTCGCGTCGTCAGGGTCGTTCTAAATACGGCGCCAAGCGTCCTAAAGGTTAAGCCAGTATGTCAAGAAGAGCTCAAGCACCCAAGCGAGATATCCTGCCGGATCCTAAGTACGGCAGTGTTCGATTGGCGAAATTCATCAACATCATGATGCTGGACGGCAAGAAAGCTGTCGCCGAGCGAGTCATTTATGGCGCTCTGGATGTGATGAAAGAAAAAGGTCTGGCCGAGCCAGTTGAAGTCCTCGAGCAAGCTCTTGAGAACGTCAGCCCTGCGGTGGAAGTCAAATCTCGTCGTGTAGGTGGTGCAACTTACCAGGTGCCTGTTGAAGTGCGTCCTGTTCGTCGTAGCGCGTTGGCGATGCGTTGGATCATTGACGCAGCGCGAAAGCGCGGTGAGAAGTCCATGACATTGAAGCTGGCAGGCGAGTTGGCCGATGCTGCTGAAAAGCGTGGTACTGCAGTCAAGAAGCGTGACGATGTTCATCGCATGGCTGAAGCAAACAAGGCGTTCTCTCACTACCGCTGGTAAGCGGGCTTGGTGTGAAGCAATTTTAGTCTGGACCCGAGTCTTTTCTGTCTGTGGCACGCATCACACCAATATCTCTATATCGTAACGTCGGCATCATGGCTCACATTGATGCC is a window encoding:
- the csrA gene encoding carbon storage regulator CsrA, coding for MLILTRRVDERIFIGEDITLCVLDIEGNRVRLGLEAPKDVAILREEVQQRYDAEASNDAHHPQIDEAKRSA
- the rpsL gene encoding 30S ribosomal protein S12 codes for the protein MATINQLVRKPRKRKAEKSNVPALQACPQKRGVCTRVYTTTPKKPNSAMRKVARVRLTNGYEVTSYIGGEGHNLQEHSVVLIRGGRVKDLPGVRYHTVRGSLDTQGVDSRRQGRSKYGAKRPKG
- the rpsG gene encoding 30S ribosomal protein S7; this encodes MSRRAQAPKRDILPDPKYGSVRLAKFINIMMLDGKKAVAERVIYGALDVMKEKGLAEPVEVLEQALENVSPAVEVKSRRVGGATYQVPVEVRPVRRSALAMRWIIDAARKRGEKSMTLKLAGELADAAEKRGTAVKKRDDVHRMAEANKAFSHYRW